Proteins from a genomic interval of Pristis pectinata isolate sPriPec2 chromosome 9, sPriPec2.1.pri, whole genome shotgun sequence:
- the fbxo15 gene encoding F-box only protein 15 isoform X1 — protein sequence MATGGGGWAEVAQGCGRPRLLGPVASARVTARHGGCAALWTRRPEVGLACSSFGHKWAPSLSSRSCHGAKSGKLRSSSLTTIESLPWEVLLQIFTYLDVSSLLCAGCVNKSFYHVSNDNLIWHRIYRSCFVSKSKAWKPKAVDTATEKLSRISIQDSPPGFWKKEYIRKYAGSGTRGVGLLLKSINHYTGLPSKFREAVKALGITWMIVLRERTGKEHVQEQSKACFSDTSATLCWNDAVWPPRSSLKALCVYGVTPLFPPSKTPTKHGPHRRSLLAEYDLTTLEESSTFIGGDKLIKLRCLYPGLLLGCWQEDGELAVIVANLHFHQLIEKSMLGSVTCPYRPPPHEPVPDDIVSEYGLLGYHCHIALHNGKSSYMSGSFHNLFCRKEYIQNGFLQIMVISLENESQHSTISGGIYIPWNTEFLKGKIQHCCLMDVTVLDEAEKPFWCVSSPVALQSISTPDTRYNYLGKRQTIDYKDPEGKVHVELTWLEEQQQYYIVNFVLYLSVRKVNAWFATDY from the exons TTTTGGACATAAATGGGCCCCCAGTCTGTCTTCAAGGTCCTGCCATGGAGCAAAAAGTGGTAAACTGAGATCTTCAAGTCTGACCACCATTGAGAG CTTACCATGGGAAGTTCTACTGCAGATCTTTACATACCTAGATGTTTCTTCCTTGTTGTGTGCAGGCTGTGTCAACAAATCTTTCTACCATGTGTCAAATGACAA tttaatttggcacagaaTCTACCGCAGCTGTTTTGTTTCCAAAAGCAAGGCTTGGAAACCCAAGGCTGTAGATACAGCCACAGAGAAGCTGAGTAGAATTTCTATACAGGACAGTCCTCCAggattttggaagaaagaatatATACGCAAATATGCAGGTTCTGGCACAAGAGGAGTGGGGCTGTTGTTGAAATCCATTAACCATTACACAGGATTGCCATCAAAATTCAGAGAAGCAGTAAA AGCTCTTGGAATTACCTGGATGATTGTTCTTCGTGAAAGAACGGGGAAAGAACATGTCCAGGAACAGAGTAAGGCCTGCTTCAGTGACACATCTGCTACTTTGTGTTGGAACGATGCAGTATGGCCTCCTCGGTCTAGCCTCAAGGCACTCTGTGTGTATGGAGTCACACCATTATTTCCCCCAAGTAAAACCCCCACAAAGCATGG ACCTCACCGGCGATCCCTACTTGCAGAATATGACTTAACAACTCTGGAAGAGTCCAGTACGTTTATTGGTGGTGACAAACTTATTAAGTTGAGATGCTTATACCCTGGCCTGTTGTTGGGATGCTGGCAA GAAGATGGGGAATTGGCTGTTATTGTTGCAAATCTTCATTTCCATCAACTCATTGAGAAGAGCATGTTGGGATCAGTTACCTG cccaTATAGGCCACCACCTCATGAGCCAGTGCCGGATGATATTGTCTCAGAATATGGGCTACTTGGCTATCATTGCCATATTGCGTTGCATAATGGGAAAAGTTCCTACATGTCTGGTAGCTTTCATAACCTGTTCTGTAGAAAAG AATATATCCAGAATGGCTTCTTGCAAATAATGGTCATAAGTTTAGAGAATGAATCCCAGCACAGCACCATCAGTGGAGGTATCTACATTCCTTGGAATACAGAGTTCCTCAAAGGAAAAATACAG cattgttGCCTGATGGATGTGACTGTTTTGGATGAAGCAGAAAAGCCATTCTGGTGTGTAAGCTCACCTGTGGCTTTGCAGTCCATTTCTACACCTGATACAAGATATAACTATCTGGGCAAGAGGCAGACAATTGACTACAAGGATCCTGAAGGAAAAGTTCATGTGGAACTAACGTGGTTGGAAGAACAACAACAATATTACATAGTCAATTTTGTCCTTTACCTCAGTGTTAGAAAAGTAAATGCCTGGTTTGCAACAGATTATTAA